Genomic segment of Tachysurus fulvidraco isolate hzauxx_2018 chromosome 22, HZAU_PFXX_2.0, whole genome shotgun sequence:
ATGAATTGAATTTCTTCTGGTTGTATGCATAGTTATAAGACAGCTCAGGTAAAGTGCACAGGAAGACGaggtcagacacagacaggttaAACAGGTACACGTTAGTGGATTTCCAAGCAGGGAGGCAAAAGATATAGCCTAGGACCACCACTAGGTTTCCGATGAAGCCGATGGTAAATTCCAGACCGTACATTGGTGAGAGGTAATATTTCTCCAACAGTGGACTCAAGACACTGGAACAGTTTTCCTGCATGAAGATTATTGTACATATAATTACTGCACATAAAGAGATCAATTTTCCTGCCAATGTAAGTGACATTTGCTGGTTAACAATGTTGTTTTTAGTCTGTTTCTATACACACATATCTATATAATTGCATCTTATGCCAAATTATCGCAAGACAGAATAAACAGATTTGTCTGTGCTTCATTTGTTACttcataaataaaagacataacacattaacaaataaaactttacTAATGGCATTACACCATACATTGTGTAATAATAAAGTTAGATTTTTAGATAAAATAATTAGGTGATGAACAATATTTAAGCTAATAAATAAGCATTAGGTGGATAAATGTAACACTGGTATATAAAACATTGCTTTAGTCTTTAAGACTAACGTTTAATCTCTTTCTGTAAGTAAATAAGTTTCTTGAGCTTTAATATAATCATCATTTTCCAACCCAATTAttagattatatataatatattatagcCTTTATCAGTATTGGTAATCATTACTTTGTAGACATTACCTAGTACAAATGATGTTTCTAAaatgatgaatatttaaataattcttaCCATTGTGTTGTTTGGTGTAATTACTCCAGATGTGAGTCAGTTTTTATGGTTCCTTATATTAAAAGCACCACCCATTTGTAGCATCATCATTTCGGGTAACATGTACACTGTATTGCAATGACACATGGATTTGCATGTGGATTTGAATTTgttgcttctttttttgtttctggtCTTATCACTCCTGTTGATTTGCTAATTGTCATTTCTGTGACCTGTGTGTAAATGGAAACATGGTACGTTTTGTTGACTCAAAATGGTTGACTCAATCTAATGGAGCTTTTGTGAGTGTGTCATACAGTAAGGTTTGATTTCAGCTGTACTATTGTTGCTCAACCAGTGTGGTAATGCAGTGCAAACAGAAACTCTTACAGTGATCTGAAACTGTGCTCAGTGTCTCACAAATAAACCTGTTAATTTATACCAGTTTATCTTGTGCTTCAGATCATTGTCTCGCTGCATAGCACATCATGCTGCTTGTTAAGACATTTCAGTGTACTTCACATAAATAGAAAAGTTCTATTTGTGATTACATTCAGCTGGCAGTAATCAAGTAGGCGGTTCGAGTCATAATGAACACGATTatcaattatatttatttaatattttttcaagTCATTTTCAATCCTCACGTATCCCCCGACACAAAGCTGTAGGGGAACGAGGCCTTAGAGTTTGCACATATGTCAAAgatagctataaaaaaaaaataacaaaaattaatAGTCAAAAATAATTTGTACTGTTAATTCTAAccgaaaataaaaatgttattattttgcaACCCCTTAAATTAAATGTGGGAAATACATTATAATTGTTTACTTAATTAAACAGACGTAAATGTTCACTTGGGAAACAAATGTCATGACGTAAATATAGATCTTAATAATGAAATGTTTGTGATGAAATGGAGTGTGAATGAAACCATGTGCTAAAATACTGCAAATTAAAATAACTATACAACTCTGAATATGAACAAATACTTTAGAGAACAAACGCGAATGAAACTTTGCACGTTGTTCACGACATGTAACTAAACACCAGCTAACGTTTTGTTCCCAAACAccacagcacatacagtatgttagaaAAGTCTTCCACTGCCCCCTGGTGGACGAAGCGCGCATTacccttttctttatttcctgtgGGTGAAGATGGCGCCCGGAGACCTTCAGCGCTGTTTATCACGCCTTTATTCGGCGAAATACAGCATCAGGACGAACGGACAGCTCAATGTGATCAGGTGGGAACATTTTATCTGTGGTAATGTTTGTGTCTCagaaatattgtacagtttaTTATCGCAGAAAGAATCCGGAGTGAATCAGTCACCAGGCCGTTTCTCTTCTGTCTCACTGCTGTCTTTCTGTTGTCTTGCTTtctcactgctgtctctgtctctctgttgtctctctGGCTCActgttgtctctctgtctcactgtggtatctctgtctcactgtggtctctctgtctcactgctgtCTCTCTGGCTCActgttgtctctctgtctcactgtggtatctctgtctcactgtggtctctctgtctcactgtggtctctctgtctcactgctgtctctctgtctcactgtggtctctctgtctcactgctgtctctctttctcaatgttgtctctctgtctcactgctctatctgtctcactgccgtctctctgctctttctgtctcactgctttctctctgttgtctctgtctcactgctgtCTTTGATGTCTCTCTGctggctctctctgtctcactgctctctctgtcttgctgctgtctctctgtctcactgctgtctctctgtctcactgctctctctgtctcactgctgtctctctcactgctgtctcactgctgtctctctctcactgctgtctcactgctgtctctctctcactgctgtCTCACTGCTGTCTCACCCAGGTTGGATGTTTTATCAGATATAATTAGGGTACCTTATACTTCTGGTACCCCACATTACATGACTGTAACCCAAGCACATCACTGTAATGTCTAATCCTAGAGGACTGTCAGTGTCCGGTCACAGAAATCGAGAGGAGAGCTGGTTTAAATCTCTGTTTGTGCGTAAAGTGGACCCAAGAAAAGACGCCCACTCTCACCTGCTGGCAAAGAAGGAAGAAAGCAACCTTTATAAAATCCAATGTAAGTAAAATTTTTTGTTTGACTTTGTCAGACATTCGTGCATGACATCGTTAATATTTACTTAGCGACACAATTCAGTCTAAGCTTATACACGCTCAGTAATTAAGGTACCAGACGGAGCACGTGGATGCGTTCACTTAAAGGTACCAGCGGTCCTTAAGTTCCAGTTATGGATGTAAATGATATCTGAAGGTGAAAGATACAGTAAAATGTTCACTTTATGGCATCAAGATAAATCTTACAACACAGCAAAGCATCCAATGATAACTTTTACATTTCTTACATGATATGATGCTAAACATAACCATAACATAATGACTGGTCAAATCCAGCGTGATTTGTTATACTATCTGTAGCACAATGAATTgccccattgtgggacaaataaaaataaataaataaaaatattaaatctagAGTCATTAACAAGAAGAGACCAAAAGTAAGCGATATTACAGTCATTACTGTAATTGGACtgattacagtacagtaaattaATGTGAAAACGAAAGCAGTGAGATTTTGAACAGTGTCATTAATAATTTGATGATTTCTTCattttagttcacaatgtgaaGCCTGAATGTCTGGATGCTTATAACAAACTTTGGTAAGCACCGAATTTCTCATTTCTTTGTTCTTATCTCAAGTGTTCCAGGGGATTAATTACAAAGCGTTGATCCTCGAGACTGACCTGATGTTCTGCTCTGTGGAGTGAAACTCCGTCTGAAACATAATCGGTTCTATTCCTGGGAGATGATTGACAGGAGCAGGAATCTGCAGCACTCTAGTCTTGAACCTCATTTCAGGAACAGTGACTTTGAGAAAATGAGTTTATAAATGAGTTTGTTACTCGCTTTCACCCCTGACGTCCTTTAACCGATATTCAGGCTTTAATACAATAAGTAACTGACGATCTCTGTTGTGTCCCACAGTGAGGACGTGTTGCCTTCGATCCATGCGGATAAATACTACCCGTGTGAGCTGGTGGGAACGTGGAACACCTGGTACGGAGAACAAGACCAGGCTGGTAGGACCTTGCAGATAAGCACCATGTTCTTTCAAACCCAGAAATGGGAGGAAGATTTGGATTTACAAGAGATTTCTGTTAATCTGGGCTCCTTTTTATTCATCCTGGTCATTTGATATGTGTTCAGCTGTTAAGCTACAGCACCAACCCAATATTCCCATGAAACGATCTCTTTTCCACATATTTGCAATCTTAAGTGTTGGACAGGAGGTCAATATTTTGTGAGGGATTTAATTAGAAAGGTAAATTCATTACAAAATATAGTCTGGTCCTGATCCTGTCTAATAGAGGACAATCACAATGTTGTAATATTACTAAAAGGTGAACACGGAAACATATCATAACATTTCTGTGGCCGTTATTAAGGCTTACAAACTGATCTGTATATTTCTTTGTGTACAGTCCATCTGTGGAGGTATAGAGGAGGCTATCCAGCCCTGACTGAGGTCATGAATAAGCTGAAAAATAATAAGGTACACTTAATAATGACACTTTGTGTGTCTCGGTTTAATTCATTGCGAAGTTAATACTAAACGCTCATGTTGACATTCGCAGCTACATGATGTCTGACTTTCTTTAGTTTATTCGGTGCACTCGATGAACGTTCACATCCTTTTGGACTTGACAGGAATTTTTGGAGTACAGAAAGGAACGAGGGAAGATGCTGCTCTCTCGTCGCAATCAGCTGTTGCTGGAGTTTAGTTTCTGGAATGAACCGGTTCCACGTGATGGACCAAATATCTACGAACTTCGATCGTACCAATTAAGAGTGAGTTACAAAAGTCTGTTTTGAAGATTTCACCAGATCGTTTAATTGTAGGTTGTTTATACCGACAGCTCAATGCATTAGGTTGGGGgtgaaggctgtttttgtgtcCAGGGTTAATCTGAGAAACTCTAGATTGAGCCTAGTATGATGTCTCCCTCCCAGGTGAGGACTAATATTACATGGTAATAATTTAGGGGgcacggaggcttagtggttagcacgttcgcctcacacctacagggtcgggggttcgattcccgcctccgcctcgtgtgtgtggagtttgcatgttctccccgtgcctcgggggtttcctccgggtactctggtttcctcccccggtccaaagacatgcatggtaggttgattggcatctctggagttcgtagtgtgtgagtgtgtgggtgaatgagagtgtgtgtgtgccctgtgatgggttggcactccgtccagggtgtatcctgcctcgatgcccgatgacgcctgagataggcacaggctccccgtgacccgagaagttcggataagcggtaggaaatgaatgaatgaatgaatggtaatAATTTAACTATTATGCTGCAAGCATTAGAACCTTACTTTCATGTAGATGAACATCTGTAGATGTTGACCTGATGGTAAGTGAGCTGAGTGAGCGACAACTGAGCCAGGATATGGGGCAAATCTCTATCTTGGTTTATACACTTAGCCAGATGCAGATCGGCCCTTTGGAATCCGCTTTGCACACTGGGAGTTTTTTTTGGACCCGTCTTAAGGACACAACGCCCTGGATCCATGTTTAAACATCTACAGATCCTGTCTTCCTTGTACTACATTTGTGAGAGAGCAGGTCACACCCATGTTAGGTATGAGTGCACAAGATTTACTCTGAAGGTCTGGCTTGGACATCACCACAGGGGTCTGTAGACTGTAAGTGTTCAAGGCCATGTTGATCTCATACCCGACAAAGTTAGCACTGAATCCCAAATCATTTGTTCCATCTTGGGTTTTCTTTAATATCACAGAAGGTTGAACTGGTTCCTGAAGAGCATTGTTTTCTGTACGCTACAAGTTTTGTAGCTACAGTTTCATGACTAGTTTTATATCCATGGACCTGAATGAAGCTTATGATCATTACATCAGCTTGAGCCTGATCATTACTCAATTCCATCATGCCGTGTGATTTCAGTGAGTCAACTAGTCCTCGTATGCTGTCATGAATATGCAATGTGCAAATGCTGCATGTAACAAACCATAATCTTTATCTTTTTCAGCCAGGAACCATGATCGAATGGGGGAATTACTGGTAAGAAAGTCTAAGCAAGAATCCTCAATTTCTCCCAAGTGTAAAGATAAAAATCTTTATGATGTTAAACCAGTCAGATCGACATAATGTCCGTTAGGAAGCGACGATCCAACGCGTTTCCTGGGACATTcatattattaatgtaatattaaaatatcctGATATATTCACCTTAGATTCATTATAACAACAgtattttagattttgttacTAAATACTCCTCATATCAGATGAATGTTGTTCTACGTTATTGAAAAGCTTCATGATCTGTTCAGGGCTCGAGCCATTCGCTATCGGCAGCATAACCGCGAGGCCGTCGGTGGGTTTTTCTCTCAGATAGGAAGTCTTTACCTGGTCCATCATCTATGGGGTGAGCAAACTTTATGATAAATATTACCACTGAAGATGTTATTCCTTTAAGTTCTGTGCTTAGCGTTTCTCTTCACGTCTGTCAGCGTATAAAGACCTGCAGTCCAGAGAGGACACTCGCAATGCGGTATGGCAGCATGAGGGCTGGAATGAAGTGGTCTATTACACAGGTACAGTACGTCTATCATCCTGTAATGTACAATGTTTACCGTCACATCATCTTACAGATCTGTAAATCTTCTGTTTTAAGTTCCCCTGATTCAGCACATGGAGTCCAGGGTGATGATTCCGATGAAGGCGTCACCCCTGAAGTGACACGTTCGCTCGTCGACGCCGAATACGGCTCACGACCGCGTGTTTTTAATCCGTCTCACCGTCCTTTCTGGTCATTAAATAAAGTACTCTAAATCTGCACCAGCAAGAAAGTTGAAAATTATGAACGGATCGAAAGAAACACGTCCAGATACGAACGTCGAGGAGAACGAGGAGTTGATTTATGATGTCTGAAAAGTACATCGTACCAACCTTAACATCCTGATAAGCCATGTGTctttacacacattacatattAGCATCGTGGCCCAACTCGGTGGAATATATACATGCATTTATAAAGTATTCAAGGTTCTTTAAATGTTCTATTATTCACAGTGGTTCACAGCTCTGTACAAAAGTCTGCTCGTTTTTCCTTTACTGTGAAATGTTAAGTGAAAAAAATGATTCAGATCTACACAGTACTGTAAAAGCACTTAAAATGTGTGAGAtggtaaaaaataatatagaaaCTATATAAACTTTATATTCAGGGATCAGTCTGAAGATGTATAAACACTCCatctctgtatctgtatctgagCTACTTCCTGTTTTGTGGGGTTTGGAGAACATCCTTGTACTGTATGGCATGTAGAATATAAACCTGCATGTGAAGCTTTAACTCGTTTTTTGGTCTTATTGTAACGTTATAAATGTTAcggttgttatttatttatattttgcagACTACTGTGAACTGAATATTAAGCTCTGACCtcaatggcttttttttttttcagttgcgaTTTATTAAATTGTGTCATCAGTCGATATGTACGAGAAGTGATCGTGTACAATAAAGCGTACACTGTTCCCTAATTTATAGGACGGTGTCATTTTTATAATGAGAAAACTCTGAGTAACCGTTATAACCGTTATTACAACAGTTATTACCGTTACTAACCGTTAATAGTGATTCCAAACACAATTACTtcagaatatattttaatatctcTATGATCGGTACCAAAGTAAAAATCTCCCTTCTATGATACACACGTTGCATATATtatcgttaaaaaaaaaaaaacagtaatttgAAGATCTAAAGCATCACCATCATTAAAAAACACTAATCACAATCATAAGAAATTAGAAATGGAGGTTTGATCAGTTTTTGACTTGATTAACATGAACACACGTTACACTGCTACACCCTGTAAACTCTGTAGTGTATTAAACAGCTTCATATGATGGAATATTAAACTCCGAACATTAAGACTAAAAGTATGTGCAAGTAAGTGAAACTGTGCAATGTGTAAAGGCACACAAACGAGGCGACGTGAGACCGCACGCTGGCGAAACACTAAATCTTCTCCAGTTCTTTTATCAGCTCTCCGAAACTCGTCACGTACCAAGATGACTTCTCTTTGACTTGCTGCCGCACCACGTTGCCCCCGAATCCGATGAACGCGCTCTGAAACGATACCGCGGTGATCAGTCATTCACTCTTATGAGGAAATATAGTCTttacaaatatattacaaatatttttgtggGATACACGTCATAATTCTTCCTTTTTCTATGTGTATTTCCACACAGACGCACGCCGGCCACTGCGACGGTGTTTTGAGTTTAATtccatacagtatgtcacacaTTAACAGCTAAGGTAACAAAAGACAGTTGTATAATATTTACAGCACTATTCAGGTGTGAAGCATCACAAACATTATGGAATGAATTGAGGTGCACTTACAGCAGGAGGGCAGGCTTCCAGGTCAGTGGCTCCATCTCCAATCATTACTATTTTTTTGAAGCCGTACTTCTCCTTTAGCAGACTGATCACCTTGCCCTTGCCTCCTGATTCCGCTGTGGGCTGAGTCTCATCGAATCCTGCATActctcctaaaaaaaaaaaaaacgtattaaGTTAGAGATCACGTAATACTGGGCACAGTGCGAAAGTGTGCATCGCCCAGAGCTTCATGTCAACTGTATTCATgtcagggcctttttacacccggtcactttgTGTATTGTCTCCGATCCGATgtctgtctgatttgttaaaactgtcccatttacatcaggccacataaacgcgtctcggcgaatcggatatcgatctgatctttctactcctgccCAAAATGTTAATATATCTGACCTCGTTTCCGGGATAAATAAACGGAGCACACTTTGGTGTCTgcagttgctacaaaaaaacagcatttactgtttgctgcattttcgctggcagcagcagcatattttaagacccgacgagacgcctgggtgtaAGATCGGAGcagcgagtgacgtagttccgtttgggaggagtttagcgctgacgtatgtggctcgaacaaccacattcatttacacctgtctaGTTTCacctgaaacgcgtcccagaccacctcctgaaggggtttgtaccatcgggtttatatccgtctccaaaacgtttcggagggcatttagacctggtctttttactgtcggatagctatcggatcacagaaaacacaggaagtgaccaggtgtaaaaagccccttaaaGACAAATGGAAGCATCAGACAAGACAAACATTAAATGTGTCCTAGGCTTTATGGCCTATGACACATGACTGAGGACAAACTAACAACTAAGAGGAAATGCTGTTCAGAGGATGTGAAAGAGCTTGAAGCATTTAGAAACAGGAAACGGTGGATTTCAGAGTTGGGTTACTGGTTTTCAACACTGCCGTGTTCAGAACCAGCAAACTTCTGCTGAGAGGTCAGCAAGATACTGCAAATACACTGTAATGCATGATTTCACAACTTTCTTAGAGCCCAAGGCCACAGAACACAGGAGCCAGATGATTCAATTCCTGTGGCAAAGTAATGCAATTTTTGGgtgaaaaaaactgaaaagcCTAAACTGTTCGACGTTATTGCTGCTTATGTAACATTGTCTACGAGTTGTTTCATAAAAATCACAACCGCAAAGCAGGAAAACCTGGTCTGTTACTGGCAATTTACTCAAATAAGTGTGTGAGGAAGAAATAACAGCTTAACAGGCTCGATCtgtgttttatcagctgtctgTATCTTCATGTATCTTGACTGCtgccaaaagaaataaatgctcACCATATAACATGTTTAATATATCAGTACATGTCCCAGTATATATCAGATTTTTTGTATCTGTTAAATTTATCATGtaaacctactgtatataatttacataattacTGGTTTTTAGAAACATTTAGGCAATTTTGTCATCACTGGGCTAATACTGATCAGGTCCGATGGTGGACCGGGTGGTGGGTCGGGGTGGTGGCCTTTATGTTGGACCGGGTGGTGGCCTTTATGTCGGACCGGGTGGTGGCCTTTATGTCGGACCGGGTGGTGGGCCGGGGGTGGCCTTTATGGTGGACCGGATCAGCCTTGTTGATGTTTTTaaacactgtactgactgttTAATTAAACACTCACCTTGTTGCTCCAACTTGGAGTTTTATACACAGATTACATCTCGTCTTTTTTTCTTGCACACTGTGTTAATCATCCTCTACTCTTTCATTAGTGACCACAAAGCCCCTGTGGGCATGAAGATAGCCGACGGACTACGGTCAGTAATTACACGCCTACAAACTGTATATAGTAATGAGTCTGAAAGATCTGTGCTTTTCATACCATTGAAGTAAAATTTCAAGCGGTTTGCATAGACGTGGTCGAGAGGAATGCCGAGCTGAGCGGCTACGTGCTCCACAATGCAGCGAAACCCTCCAGAAATCAGAAAGACCTCCACATTGCGCTGATGAAGCTTCTCCACAAGTTCCCTGTGCAGACAAGATTTACACCTCAGCATCTTCTGATAAAAATCAGCTGGTTATTCAGATCTGTGTCAGAAAAATATATCTGTCCCCCCGAGACAGTTAGCCATGTTTGGAAACCGAATCTATACCAACTTACTTAATACCTGGAGTCAGCTGAGGAGGATGGTCTGTTATCAGTTTGTTAACTTGCTCCCGTGAACACTTGATGATAGACAGGCGCTCCGTCAGAGCTGTTTTAAACGTTACTGACCCTCCCATGGCCTTCCGAGTCCTGGGAACAAAGATTATCCAATCAACAGCCACTCAAATGTCTGACCACATGGTCTGAAGATCATcattacacacatgcactttgtttgtttgaaacatTCCTTTTCTGTGCTACACTTAATGTGATAGAGTATAAAAGTCTACACAACCTCACctctaaaacaaattaaaactagaGTTAAACAAATTATTACAACAAAACGGGGCATTTTATTCTCCAGTTCTGTGCTAGTTTAATAGCTTCTGTTATCCTACTGACACTTTCTCTTAACTGTTCATAGCAAATTACTCAGAAATTTGAGGCGGTGTgaacttttatttgtatttgcatAAATCCACGATCTAAATGTGAATTTATTATCCTTTAGTCACAGCCCAGTGAGACACGGTGTTCAGCATGATGCACGTTATGTGTTAAGTAACAGATTTACAAGAGCTCAGTACATTTGGCCATCAGTGTAGAAGGTATCTGCCTCCGTCACACAAGTAAAGCTCAGATGTTTCTCCTGTAAAGCTTCCGTGTGCAGAAAACACTCACATTTCAGTCACAGCATCTCCGACCCCACAGAACTTGGCCAGCTCATCGATGCCCTCCTCCCTGATCACAGTGCTGTCCACATCAAAGCACACGGCCTCGGCCAGACGCAGCGTCTCCTTCATCTGTGCTAACGTCATCGTGTACAAACTCCtgtaacacaaccacacacacactgtatcacaactacacacactgtaacacaactacacacactgtaacacaactacacacactgtaacacaactacacacactgtaacacaaccacatacacactgtaacacaatcacaacacacactgtaacacaactacacactgtaacacaactacacacactgtaacacaaccacatacacacaaccacatacacactgtaacacaaccatatacacacacactgtaacaagTTAAgacaaccacaacacacactgtaacaaaactacacacactgtaacacaaccacaacacactgtaacaacatcacaacacacactgtagcacaaccacaacacacactaacacaaccacaacacacactgtaacagaactacacacactgtaacacaaccacaacacactgtaacagaactacacacactgtaacacaaccacaacacacactaacacaacaacacacactgtaacacaactacacacactgtaacacaaccacaacacacactaacacaacacacactgtaacacaactacacacactgtaacacaactacacacactgtaacacaaccacaacacacactaacacaacaacacacactgtaacacaacaacacacactgtaacacaacagtcTTACATGATGAATGGACCTCAGTTCAGTTCGCTGATCAGATTATTGCATCACCCTCAAATGCGGGGGGCGGGGGGTTAGTACAGGGGTAAGAGAGGGGCAGTAGACACTAAGGGCGGGGAGTAGAGGGGCAGTAGAGGGGTAAGGGGGGTTAGTAGAGGGGTAGATGTAAATAAATCCGATACCTGCACAAACCCACGACCCGATGAGGACGGAACCGTCACTGTGGTTAACTGAGGACTTTTATCACAGTCCTAGTGGGAGGAGCTCTGAACAAAGGCTCCTCCCATCTGCAACGATCTCCATGTGCGTTAGCCAATAAGATCACATGCAGATCACAATGAT
This window contains:
- the psph gene encoding phosphoserine phosphatase isoform X2, translated to MTLAQMKETLRLAEAVCFDVDSTVIREEGIDELAKFCGVGDAVTEMTRKAMGGSVTFKTALTERLSIIKCSREQVNKLITDHPPQLTPGIKELVEKLHQRNVEVFLISGGFRCIVEHVAAQLGIPLDHVYANRLKFYFNGEYAGFDETQPTAESGGKGKVISLLKEKYGFKKIVMIGDGATDLEACPPASAFIGFGGNVVRQQVKEKSSWYVTSFGELIKELEKI
- the LOC113652850 gene encoding protein NipSnap homolog 2-like — encoded protein: MAPGDLQRCLSRLYSAKYSIRTNGQLNVIRGLSVSGHRNREESWFKSLFVRKVDPRKDAHSHLLAKKEESNLYKIQFHNVKPECLDAYNKLCEDVLPSIHADKYYPCELVGTWNTWYGEQDQAVHLWRYRGGYPALTEVMNKLKNNKEFLEYRKERGKMLLSRRNQLLLEFSFWNEPVPRDGPNIYELRSYQLRPGTMIEWGNYWARAIRYRQHNREAVGGFFSQIGSLYLVHHLWAYKDLQSREDTRNAVWQHEGWNEVVYYTVPLIQHMESRVMIPMKASPLK
- the psph gene encoding phosphoserine phosphatase isoform X1, which codes for MSLYTMTLAQMKETLRLAEAVCFDVDSTVIREEGIDELAKFCGVGDAVTEMTRKAMGGSVTFKTALTERLSIIKCSREQVNKLITDHPPQLTPGIKELVEKLHQRNVEVFLISGGFRCIVEHVAAQLGIPLDHVYANRLKFYFNGEYAGFDETQPTAESGGKGKVISLLKEKYGFKKIVMIGDGATDLEACPPASAFIGFGGNVVRQQVKEKSSWYVTSFGELIKELEKI